The following coding sequences lie in one Homo sapiens chromosome 6 genomic scaffold, GRCh38.p14 alternate locus group ALT_REF_LOCI_5 HSCHR6_MHC_MCF_CTG1 genomic window:
- the TCF19 gene encoding transcription factor 19 isoform 1 (isoform 1 is encoded by transcript variant 2; The RefSeq protein has 1 substitution compared to this genomic sequence): protein MLPCFQLLRIGGGRGGDLYTFHPPAGAGCTYRLGHRADLCDVALRPQQEPGLISGIHAELHAEPRGDDWRVSLEDHSSQGTLVNNVRLPRGHRLELSDGDLLTFGPEGPPGTSPSEFYFMFQQVRVKPQDFAAITIPRSRGEARVGAGFRPMLPSQGAPQRPLSTFSPAPKATLILNSIGSLSKLRPQPLTFSPSWGGPKSLPVPAPPGEMGTTPSAPPQRNRRKSVHRVLAELDDESEPPENPPPVLMEPRKKLRVDKAPLTPTGNRRGRPRKYPVSAPMAPPAVGGGEPCAAPCCCLPQEETVAWVQCDGCDVWFHVACVGCSIQAAREADFRCPGCRAGIQT from the exons ATGCTGCCCTGCTTCCAACTGCTGCGCATAGGGGGCGGCAGGGGCGGTGATCTCTACACCTTCCACCCCCCCGCCGGGGCTGGCTGCACCTATCGCTTGGGCCACAGGGCCGACCTGTGTGATGTGGCCCTGCGGCCCCAGCAGGAGCCTGGCCTCATCTCTGGGATCCACGCCGAACTGCATGCCGAGCCCCGGGGTGATGACTGGAGGGTCAGCCTGGAAGACCACAGCAGCCAAG GTACTTTGGTCAATAATGTCCGACTCCCAAGAGGTCACAGGCTGGAATTGAGTGATGGAGACCTCCTGACCTTTGGCCCTGAAGGGCCCCCAGGAACCAGCCCCTCGGAGTTCTACTTCATGTTCCAACAAGTACGAGTCAAGCCTCAGGACTTTGCTGCCATTACCATCCCACGGTCTAGGGGAGAAGCCCGGGTTGGGGCTGGTTTCCGGCCTATGCTGCCCTCCCAGGGGGCTCCACAGCGGCCTCTCAGCACCTTCTCCCCTGCCCCCAAGGCCACACTGATCCTAAACTCCATAGGCAGCCTCAGCAAGCTCCGGCCCCAGCCCCTCACCTTCTCCCCTAGTTGGGGTGGACCAAAGAGCCTGCCTGTTCCCGCCCCACCTGGGGAAGTGGGGACCACGCCTTCTGCTCCACCCCAACGCAATCGGAGGAAATCTGTTCACCGAGTGTTGGCGGAACTGGATGATGAGAGTGAGCCTCCTGAGAACCCGCCACCGGTCCTTATGGAGCCCAGGAAGAAACTCCGTGTAGACAAAGCCCCACTGACTCCCACTGG AAATCGACGTGGCCGTCCTCGGAAGTACCCAGTGAGCGCTCCCATGGCTCCCCCTGCAGTTGGGGGCGGGGAGCCCTGTGCAGCTCCTTGTTGCTGCCTGCCCCAGGAAGAGACAGTGGCCTGGGTTCAGTGTGATGGCTGTGACGTCTGGTTCCATGTGGCCTGTGTTGGCTGCAGCATCCAGGCTGCCAGGGAGGCCGACTTCCGATGCCCAGGGTGCCGGGCTGGCATTCAGACCTAA
- the TCF19 gene encoding transcription factor 19 isoform 3 (isoform 3 is encoded by transcript variant 12; The RefSeq protein has 1 substitution compared to this genomic sequence), which produces MLPCFQLLRIGGGRGGDLYTFHPPAGAGCTYRLGHRADLCDVALRPQQEPGLISGIHAELHAEPRGDDWRVSLEDHSSQGTLVNNVRLPRGHRLELSDGDLLTFGPEGPPGTSPSEFYFMFQQAASASSGPSPSPSPLVGVDQRACLFPPHLGKWGPRLLLHHNAIGGNLFTECWRNWMMRVSLLRTRHRSLWSPGRNSV; this is translated from the exons ATGCTGCCCTGCTTCCAACTGCTGCGCATAGGGGGCGGCAGGGGCGGTGATCTCTACACCTTCCACCCCCCCGCCGGGGCTGGCTGCACCTATCGCTTGGGCCACAGGGCCGACCTGTGTGATGTGGCCCTGCGGCCCCAGCAGGAGCCTGGCCTCATCTCTGGGATCCACGCCGAACTGCATGCCGAGCCCCGGGGTGATGACTGGAGGGTCAGCCTGGAAGACCACAGCAGCCAAG GTACTTTGGTCAATAATGTCCGACTCCCAAGAGGTCACAGGCTGGAATTGAGTGATGGAGACCTCCTGACCTTTGGCCCTGAAGGGCCCCCAGGAACCAGCCCCTCGGAGTTCTACTTCATGTTCCAACAA GCAGCCTCAGCAAGCTCCGGCCCCAGCCCCTCACCTTCTCCCCTAGTTGGGGTGGACCAAAGAGCCTGCCTGTTCCCGCCCCACCTGGGGAAGTGGGGACCACGCCTTCTGCTCCACCCCAACGCAATCGGAGGAAATCTGTTCACCGAGTGTTGGCGGAACTGGATGATGAGAGTGAGCCTCCTGAGAACCCGCCACCGGTCCTTATGGAGCCCAGGAAGAAACTCCGTGTAG
- the TCF19 gene encoding transcription factor 19 isoform 2 (isoform 2 is encoded by transcript variant 8; The RefSeq protein has 1 substitution compared to this genomic sequence), which yields MLPCFQLLRIGGGRGGDLYTFHPPAGAGCTYRLGHRADLCDVALRPQQEPGLISGIHAELHAEPRGDDWRVSLEDHSSQGTLVNNVRLPRGHRLELSDGDLLTFGPEGPPGTSPSEFYFMFQQVRVKPQDFAAITIPRSRGEARVGAGFRPMLPSQGAPQRPLSTFSPAPKATLILNSIGSLSKLRPQPLTFSPSWGGPKSLPVPAPPGEMGTTPSAPPQRNRRKSVHRVLAELDDESEPPENPPPVLMEPRKKLRVDKAPLTPTGRE from the exons ATGCTGCCCTGCTTCCAACTGCTGCGCATAGGGGGCGGCAGGGGCGGTGATCTCTACACCTTCCACCCCCCCGCCGGGGCTGGCTGCACCTATCGCTTGGGCCACAGGGCCGACCTGTGTGATGTGGCCCTGCGGCCCCAGCAGGAGCCTGGCCTCATCTCTGGGATCCACGCCGAACTGCATGCCGAGCCCCGGGGTGATGACTGGAGGGTCAGCCTGGAAGACCACAGCAGCCAAG GTACTTTGGTCAATAATGTCCGACTCCCAAGAGGTCACAGGCTGGAATTGAGTGATGGAGACCTCCTGACCTTTGGCCCTGAAGGGCCCCCAGGAACCAGCCCCTCGGAGTTCTACTTCATGTTCCAACAAGTACGAGTCAAGCCTCAGGACTTTGCTGCCATTACCATCCCACGGTCTAGGGGAGAAGCCCGGGTTGGGGCTGGTTTCCGGCCTATGCTGCCCTCCCAGGGGGCTCCACAGCGGCCTCTCAGCACCTTCTCCCCTGCCCCCAAGGCCACACTGATCCTAAACTCCATAGGCAGCCTCAGCAAGCTCCGGCCCCAGCCCCTCACCTTCTCCCCTAGTTGGGGTGGACCAAAGAGCCTGCCTGTTCCCGCCCCACCTGGGGAAGTGGGGACCACGCCTTCTGCTCCACCCCAACGCAATCGGAGGAAATCTGTTCACCGAGTGTTGGCGGAACTGGATGATGAGAGTGAGCCTCCTGAGAACCCGCCACCGGTCCTTATGGAGCCCAGGAAGAAACTCCGTGTAGACAAAGCCCCACTGACTCCCACTGG gAGGGAATGA
- the TCF19 gene encoding transcription factor 19 isoform X4, whose amino-acid sequence MLPCFQLLRIGGGRGGDLYTFHPPAGAGCTYRLGHRADLCDVALRPQQEPGLISGIHAELHAEPRGDDWRVSLEDHSSQGTLVNNVRLPRGHRLELSDGDLLTFGPEGPPGTSPSEFYFMFQQAASASSGPSPSPSPLVGVDQRACLFPPHLGKWGPRLLLHPNAIGGNLFTECWRNWMMRVSLLRTRHRSLWSPGRNSV is encoded by the exons ATGCTGCCCTGCTTCCAACTGCTGCGCATAGGGGGCGGCAGGGGCGGTGATCTCTACACCTTCCACCCCCCCGCCGGGGCTGGCTGCACCTATCGCTTGGGCCACAGGGCCGACCTGTGTGATGTGGCCCTGCGGCCCCAGCAGGAGCCTGGCCTCATCTCTGGGATCCACGCCGAACTGCATGCCGAGCCCCGGGGTGATGACTGGAGGGTCAGCCTGGAAGACCACAGCAGCCAAG GTACTTTGGTCAATAATGTCCGACTCCCAAGAGGTCACAGGCTGGAATTGAGTGATGGAGACCTCCTGACCTTTGGCCCTGAAGGGCCCCCAGGAACCAGCCCCTCGGAGTTCTACTTCATGTTCCAACAA GCAGCCTCAGCAAGCTCCGGCCCCAGCCCCTCACCTTCTCCCCTAGTTGGGGTGGACCAAAGAGCCTGCCTGTTCCCGCCCCACCTGGGGAAGTGGGGACCACGCCTTCTGCTCCACCCCAACGCAATCGGAGGAAATCTGTTCACCGAGTGTTGGCGGAACTGGATGATGAGAGTGAGCCTCCTGAGAACCCGCCACCGGTCCTTATGGAGCCCAGGAAGAAACTCCGTGTAG